One window of the Klebsiella oxytoca genome contains the following:
- the rssB gene encoding two-component system response regulator RssB, with the protein MTQPLAGKQILIVEDEPVFRSLMHAWLSSLGATIVQAEDGVDALQKMAESKPDLMICDISMPRMNGLELVEHVRNQGEQLPILMISATENMADIAKALRLGVQDILLKPVKDFDRLRETVYACLYPNMFNSRVEEEERLFEDWDALVSDPTAASRLLQELQPPVQQEMSRCRIHYRQLVSADKPGLVLDIAPLSENDLAFYCLDVTRAGDNGVLAALLLRALFNGLLQEQLAHQGQRLPEMGSLLKQVNQLLRQANLPGQFPLLVGYYHSGLKNLILVSAGLNGTLNTGEHQIQISNGVPLGTLGNAYLNQISQRCSSWQCQIWGAGGRLRLMLSAE; encoded by the coding sequence ATGACGCAGCCATTGGCGGGAAAACAGATTCTGATAGTTGAAGACGAACCCGTTTTCCGCTCTCTTATGCATGCCTGGTTATCTTCGCTTGGGGCGACCATCGTCCAGGCGGAAGATGGCGTGGATGCCCTGCAAAAAATGGCCGAGTCAAAACCCGATTTGATGATTTGCGATATCTCAATGCCGCGAATGAACGGACTTGAGCTGGTGGAACACGTACGTAATCAGGGCGAACAGCTGCCGATTCTGATGATTTCAGCTACGGAAAACATGGCGGATATTGCTAAAGCTTTACGTCTTGGGGTCCAGGATATCCTGCTTAAACCGGTAAAAGATTTCGATCGGCTGAGAGAAACGGTTTATGCCTGCCTCTATCCCAATATGTTCAACTCGCGTGTCGAAGAAGAAGAACGCCTGTTTGAGGACTGGGATGCGCTGGTAAGCGATCCGACGGCGGCGTCAAGGCTGCTACAGGAGCTTCAGCCTCCGGTCCAGCAGGAAATGTCGCGTTGTCGCATTCACTATCGCCAGCTTGTCTCGGCCGATAAGCCCGGACTGGTGCTCGATATTGCTCCGCTATCAGAAAATGATTTGGCGTTTTATTGCCTGGACGTCACTCGGGCTGGTGATAATGGGGTTCTTGCGGCCTTATTGCTGCGCGCGCTGTTCAATGGGCTGCTGCAGGAGCAGCTCGCCCATCAGGGACAACGATTGCCGGAAATGGGGAGCCTGCTAAAACAGGTCAATCAATTACTGCGTCAGGCTAACCTGCCTGGGCAATTTCCATTACTGGTCGGCTATTACCATAGTGGCTTGAAAAATTTAATTTTAGTCTCTGCGGGTTTGAACGGCACGCTGAATACGGGAGAACACCAAATTCAGATTAGTAATGGCGTTCCGCTAGGGACATTAGGTAATGCATATCTCAACCAAATAAGTCAACGCTGTTCATCATGGCAGTGCCAAATTTGGGGGGCTGGTGGACGTTTACGCCTTATGTTGTCTGCGGAATGA
- the rssA gene encoding patatin-like phospholipase RssA, protein MRKLKIGLALGAGAARGWSHIGVINALQRAGIEVDVIAGCSIGSLVGAAYACNRLPALEKWVCSFSNWDVLKLMDLSWQRGGLLRGERVFSQYRKLLPVTEIERCERRFAAVTTNLSTGRELWFTQGDLHLAIRASCSMPGLMSPVMHNGYWLVDGAVVNPVPVSLARAMGADIVIAVDLQHDAHLMQQDLLSMEMPRPENDEDFSWHSRLRSRLARMTARRATRVPTAMEIMSTSIQVLENRLKRNRMAGDPPDILIQPFCPQISTLDFHRAGEAIAAGNLAVEKRMDELLPLVRTSV, encoded by the coding sequence ATGAGAAAGCTCAAAATCGGTCTGGCGTTAGGAGCTGGAGCCGCCCGCGGGTGGTCCCATATCGGCGTGATTAATGCGTTACAGCGAGCGGGCATTGAGGTTGATGTCATCGCAGGATGCTCCATAGGATCGCTGGTGGGGGCGGCCTACGCCTGCAATCGGCTTCCGGCGCTGGAGAAATGGGTATGCTCATTCAGTAACTGGGATGTACTGAAGTTAATGGATCTCTCCTGGCAGCGAGGCGGCCTGCTGCGCGGCGAACGAGTGTTCAGCCAATATCGCAAACTGCTGCCTGTCACCGAGATTGAACGCTGTGAGCGTCGATTTGCCGCAGTGACAACAAATTTAAGTACCGGTCGTGAGCTTTGGTTTACGCAGGGGGATTTGCATCTGGCAATACGCGCCTCTTGCAGTATGCCTGGCCTGATGTCACCGGTGATGCATAATGGTTACTGGCTGGTGGATGGCGCGGTGGTTAATCCCGTGCCAGTGTCTCTGGCCCGCGCGATGGGTGCTGATATCGTCATTGCCGTTGATTTGCAGCACGATGCGCATCTGATGCAGCAGGATTTGTTATCGATGGAGATGCCGCGTCCGGAGAATGATGAAGACTTCTCGTGGCATTCACGCTTGCGTTCCCGTCTGGCGCGCATGACCGCTCGTCGGGCGACAAGAGTGCCAACCGCTATGGAAATTATGTCGACCTCGATTCAGGTTCTGGAGAATCGCCTTAAGCGAAATCGTATGGCGGGAGACCCACCGGATATTCTGATTCAGCCCTTTTGCCCGCAAATATCCACTCTGGATTTTCATCGCGCTGGCGAAGCGATAGCCGCCGGAAATCTGGCAGTTGAAAAGAGAATGGATGAACTATTACCTCTGGTGCGTACCTCCGTGTAG
- a CDS encoding YchJ family protein — MSPLCPCGSALDYSSCCQRYLTGAQLAPDPSQLMRSRYSAFVMQDADYLIKTWHPSCQAQRFRADLENGFIRTQWHGLTVFAADKGKNPDEGFVSFIARYADDNRSGAIIERSRFLKENGQWYYIDGTRPLIGRNDPCPCGSGKKFKKCCGQ; from the coding sequence TTGTCACCATTATGCCCCTGTGGCAGCGCTCTGGATTATAGCTCATGTTGTCAGCGTTATCTGACGGGTGCGCAGCTGGCACCGGACCCTTCACAGCTGATGCGCTCCCGCTATAGCGCATTTGTTATGCAGGACGCCGACTATCTGATTAAAACCTGGCACCCATCCTGTCAGGCGCAGCGGTTTCGCGCAGACCTTGAAAACGGTTTTATTCGCACTCAATGGCATGGTCTTACCGTCTTCGCCGCCGATAAGGGCAAGAACCCTGATGAAGGCTTCGTCAGTTTTATCGCTCGTTACGCTGACGATAACCGCTCCGGGGCCATTATTGAACGATCCAGATTCTTAAAAGAAAACGGACAGTGGTATTATATTGACGGCACGCGACCGCTAATCGGTCGTAACGATCCCTGCCCTTGCGGTTCAGGTAAAAAATTTAAAAAATGCTGCGGCCAGTAA
- the purU gene encoding formyltetrahydrofolate deformylase, giving the protein MHSLQRKVLRTICPDQKGLIARITNICYKHELNIVQNNEFVDHRTGRFFMRTELEGIFNDSVLLADLDSALPEGSIRELNPAGRRRVVILVTKEAHCLGDLLMKANYGGLDVEIAAVIGNHETLRSLVERFDIPFQLVSHEGLTREEHDKQMGDAIAAHEPDYVVLAKYMRVLTPEFVSRFPNKIINIHHSFLPAFIGARPYHQAYDRGVKIIGATAHYVNDNLDEGPIIMQDVIHVDHTYTAEDMMRAGRDVEKNVLSRALYQVLAQRVFVYGNRTIIL; this is encoded by the coding sequence ATGCACTCACTACAACGAAAAGTACTACGCACCATTTGCCCTGATCAGAAAGGCCTCATCGCGCGTATCACTAATATCTGCTACAAGCATGAACTGAATATCGTGCAAAACAATGAGTTTGTTGACCATCGGACCGGCCGTTTCTTTATGCGCACCGAGCTTGAGGGTATTTTTAATGACTCTGTTCTGCTGGCCGACCTCGACAGCGCGCTGCCGGAGGGTTCAATCCGTGAGCTCAATCCAGCGGGACGCCGCCGGGTAGTCATTCTGGTAACCAAAGAGGCGCACTGCCTCGGCGATCTGCTGATGAAAGCCAACTATGGCGGACTGGATGTAGAAATTGCCGCCGTCATCGGCAATCACGAAACGCTGCGCTCGCTGGTTGAACGTTTTGATATCCCCTTCCAGCTGGTAAGCCATGAGGGTTTAACTCGCGAAGAGCATGATAAACAAATGGGAGACGCTATTGCCGCCCATGAGCCGGATTACGTGGTGCTGGCGAAATATATGCGGGTATTAACCCCTGAGTTTGTTTCTCGCTTCCCGAATAAGATTATTAATATTCACCATTCATTCCTGCCAGCCTTTATCGGCGCGCGCCCGTATCACCAGGCATACGACCGCGGGGTGAAGATTATTGGCGCCACCGCCCACTACGTGAACGATAATCTGGATGAAGGCCCGATTATTATGCAGGACGTTATTCACGTCGATCATACCTATACCGCTGAGGATATGATGCGCGCGGGCCGTGACGTCGAGAAGAATGTCCTGAGCCGCGCGCTGTATCAGGTTCTTGCACAGCGGGTATTTGTTTACGGCAACCGGACGATTATTCTTTAA
- a CDS encoding Lrp/AsnC family transcriptional regulator → MDYLIDDIDRQILACLVEDARVSLKVLSGRIGLTSPSTAERLKRLEERGVVQGYGARVNLAALGYTLQALVRVRPLPGLLHKVDKYIQAMPECNESDKVTGEDCFVIRLVVRSIEQLDSLLDGLAEHAQCNTSIVKSSPVKRRLRPM, encoded by the coding sequence ATGGATTACCTTATCGATGATATCGACCGACAAATTTTAGCCTGTCTGGTGGAGGATGCTCGCGTATCGCTGAAGGTGCTGAGCGGTCGTATCGGCCTGACATCTCCCAGTACGGCGGAGCGTCTTAAAAGGCTTGAGGAGCGGGGCGTGGTTCAGGGGTACGGTGCGCGCGTGAATCTGGCGGCGCTGGGGTACACCCTCCAGGCGCTGGTGCGCGTGCGTCCGCTGCCCGGGCTGCTGCATAAAGTGGATAAATACATTCAGGCGATGCCGGAGTGTAATGAGAGCGACAAAGTGACCGGAGAGGACTGTTTTGTGATCAGGCTGGTGGTACGTTCGATAGAGCAGTTGGATAGCCTGCTGGACGGTCTGGCGGAGCATGCCCAGTGTAATACCTCTATCGTAAAGAGCTCGCCGGTGAAGCGTCGGCTGCGGCCGATGTAG
- a CDS encoding DMT family transporter, whose product MREKQNGVWQMCLAMLISGSIGAFVLLSGLPVTEVVFWRCLIGAMALFIFIRFSKQPFSPFSPATLVLAILGGIALVVNWLLLFAAYERLSIGLSTVVYNTQPFMLVMMGMLLGERVSLMKWGWLVLAFAGVVILLSGELTGSHRAGWLAGIGLALGAAFFYALTAMIAHRLKSIAAQHIAFIQVLTGVVMLLPLARMPSFSGDFPWSILLTLGIVHTGIMYQLLYSAIQKLPTPITGSLSFIYPVVAIIVDNLVFGHSLNLTQLAGGALILFAAAGNNLGWGEKKPRECGVGIKTAN is encoded by the coding sequence ATGCGTGAAAAACAAAATGGCGTCTGGCAAATGTGCCTGGCGATGTTAATTTCCGGCTCGATTGGCGCGTTTGTTTTACTCTCCGGCCTGCCTGTGACGGAGGTTGTATTCTGGCGCTGTCTGATTGGGGCGATGGCGTTGTTTATTTTTATTCGGTTCAGTAAACAGCCTTTCAGCCCGTTCTCTCCCGCCACCCTGGTGCTGGCTATTCTCGGCGGCATAGCTCTGGTGGTGAACTGGCTGTTGTTGTTTGCCGCCTACGAACGACTCTCGATTGGTCTTTCTACCGTGGTGTATAACACCCAGCCGTTTATGCTGGTGATGATGGGAATGCTTTTAGGTGAACGCGTTAGCCTGATGAAATGGGGCTGGCTGGTTCTCGCGTTTGCCGGCGTGGTCATCTTGCTATCCGGCGAGCTGACGGGCTCACATCGCGCCGGATGGCTCGCCGGTATCGGTCTGGCGCTGGGAGCCGCCTTCTTCTACGCGCTAACGGCGATGATCGCCCACAGGCTTAAATCCATCGCGGCGCAGCATATCGCCTTTATTCAGGTGCTGACTGGCGTAGTGATGCTTCTGCCGCTTGCCCGCATGCCGTCATTTTCCGGTGATTTTCCATGGTCTATCTTGCTAACGCTGGGCATCGTCCATACCGGCATTATGTATCAACTGCTCTATAGCGCGATTCAGAAGCTGCCTACGCCCATTACCGGCTCGCTGTCGTTTATCTATCCGGTAGTGGCAATTATTGTCGATAATCTGGTATTCGGACACTCGCTGAATCTTACGCAGCTGGCGGGCGGCGCGCTGATCCTGTTTGCCGCGGCGGGCAACAACCTTGGCTGGGGCGAAAAAAAACCCCGCGAATGCGGGGTAGGTATCAAAACAGCGAATTAG
- the narI gene encoding respiratory nitrate reductase subunit gamma, which produces MHFLNMLFFDIYPYIAGTVFLVGSWLRYDYGQYTWRAGSSQMLDRKGMNLASNLFHIGILGIFAGHFLGMLTPHWMYESFLPIDVKQKMAMLAGGACGVMTLVGGLLLLKRRLLSPRVRATTTKADILILTLLMVQCALGLLTIPFSAQHMDGSEMMKLVGWAQSVVTFHGGASQHLDGVAFIFRVHLVLGMTLFVLFPFSRLVHIWSAPVEYLTRKYQIVRARR; this is translated from the coding sequence ATGCACTTCCTGAATATGCTCTTCTTTGACATCTATCCGTATATTGCCGGTACGGTATTCCTGGTCGGCAGCTGGCTGCGCTACGACTATGGGCAGTACACCTGGCGTGCGGGTTCCAGCCAGATGCTGGATCGTAAGGGGATGAATCTGGCATCAAATCTGTTTCATATCGGTATTCTGGGGATCTTTGCCGGGCACTTTCTCGGCATGCTGACTCCGCACTGGATGTACGAGTCCTTCCTGCCGATCGACGTGAAGCAGAAGATGGCAATGCTTGCGGGCGGCGCCTGCGGCGTGATGACGCTGGTGGGCGGCCTGCTGCTGCTCAAGCGTCGTCTGTTGAGCCCGCGCGTTCGTGCAACCACCACTAAAGCGGATATTCTGATCCTTACCTTGCTGATGGTGCAGTGCGCTCTGGGTCTGCTGACTATTCCGTTCTCCGCTCAGCATATGGACGGTAGCGAAATGATGAAGCTGGTGGGCTGGGCGCAGTCGGTGGTGACCTTCCACGGCGGCGCTTCGCAGCATCTCGACGGCGTGGCGTTTATTTTCCGCGTACACCTGGTGCTGGGGATGACGCTGTTTGTGCTGTTCCCGTTCTCCCGTCTGGTGCATATCTGGAGCGCGCCGGTCGAGTACCTGACGCGCAAATACCAGATTGTTCGCGCCCGTCGCTAA
- the narJ gene encoding nitrate reductase molybdenum cofactor assembly chaperone: MIELVIVSRLLEYPDAALWQHQQELFDAIASSEKLAPEDAHKLSVFLRDLTTLDLLDAQSRYSELFDRGRATSLLLFEHVHGESRDRGQAMVDLMTQYERHGLQLDSRELPDHLPLYLEYLAQLPEAEALGGLQDVAPILGLLSARLQQRESGYAVLFELLLKLANARVDSQKVAEKIADEARDDTPQALDAVWEEEQVKFFADRGCGESEIAAHQRRFAGAVAPQYLNISNGGQQ, encoded by the coding sequence ATGATTGAACTCGTAATTGTGTCGCGTCTTCTCGAGTACCCTGACGCTGCCTTATGGCAGCATCAGCAGGAGCTGTTCGACGCGATCGCCTCTTCGGAAAAGCTCGCGCCGGAGGATGCCCATAAGCTGAGCGTTTTCCTGCGCGATCTGACCACCCTTGATCTACTGGATGCCCAGTCTCGCTATAGCGAGCTGTTCGATCGCGGGCGCGCGACCTCGCTGCTGCTGTTTGAGCACGTGCACGGCGAATCCCGCGATCGCGGCCAGGCGATGGTCGACCTGATGACGCAGTATGAGCGCCACGGTCTGCAGCTCGATAGTCGCGAATTACCGGATCATCTGCCGCTGTATCTTGAGTATCTGGCGCAGCTGCCGGAAGCGGAAGCGCTCGGCGGATTGCAGGATGTCGCACCGATTCTTGGCCTGCTCAGCGCTCGTCTGCAGCAGCGCGAAAGCGGCTACGCGGTGCTGTTTGAATTGCTGCTCAAGCTGGCGAACGCCCGGGTCGATAGCCAGAAAGTGGCGGAAAAAATCGCCGATGAAGCTCGTGACGATACGCCGCAGGCGCTGGATGCCGTCTGGGAAGAAGAGCAGGTGAAATTCTTTGCCGATCGGGGTTGCGGCGAGTCGGAGATCGCCGCACACCAGCGTCGTTTTGCCGGAGCCGTTGCCCCGCAATATTTGAATATCTCTAACGGAGGACAGCAATAA
- the narH gene encoding nitrate reductase subunit beta: protein MKIRSQVGMVLNLDKCIGCHTCSVTCKNVWTSREGMEYAWFNNVESKPGVGFPNDWENQEKWKGGWIRKINGKLQPRMGNRALLLGKIFANPHLPGIDDYYEPFDYDYQNLHNAPESKHQPIARPRSLITGQRMDKITRGPNWEDDLGGEFEKLSKDQNFENMQKAMYGQFENTFMMYLPRLCEHCLNPACVATCPSGAIYKREEDGIVLIDQDKCRGWRMCITGCPYKKIYFNWKSGKSEKCIFCYPRIESGMPTVCSETCVGRIRYLGVLLYDADAIENAASTENETDLYQRQLDVFLNPNDPKVIEQALKDGVPQGVIEAAQQSPVYKMAMDWKLALPLHPEYRTLPMVWYVPPLSPIQSAADAGELGSNGILPDVESLRIPVQYLANLLTAGDTQPVLLALKRMLAMRHFKRAETVDGVVDTRALEEVGLTEAQAQEMYRYLAIANYEDRFVVPSSHREQARDAFPEKNGCGFTFGDGCHGSDSQFNLFNSRRIDAIDVTSKTEPHP, encoded by the coding sequence ATGAAAATTCGTTCACAAGTCGGCATGGTGCTGAATCTCGATAAGTGCATCGGCTGTCATACCTGCTCAGTCACCTGTAAAAACGTCTGGACCAGCCGCGAGGGGATGGAGTACGCGTGGTTTAACAACGTTGAAAGTAAACCGGGCGTCGGTTTCCCGAATGATTGGGAAAACCAGGAAAAGTGGAAGGGCGGCTGGATCCGTAAGATCAACGGCAAGCTGCAGCCGCGCATGGGCAACCGCGCGCTGCTGCTGGGTAAAATCTTCGCCAACCCGCATCTGCCGGGCATCGACGATTACTACGAGCCGTTTGATTACGACTATCAAAACCTGCATAACGCGCCGGAAAGCAAACACCAGCCGATCGCGCGTCCGCGCTCGCTGATTACCGGTCAGCGGATGGATAAAATCACCCGTGGTCCGAACTGGGAAGATGATCTGGGCGGTGAGTTTGAGAAGCTGTCGAAAGACCAGAACTTCGAAAACATGCAGAAGGCGATGTATGGCCAGTTTGAAAACACCTTTATGATGTATCTGCCGCGCCTGTGCGAACACTGCCTCAACCCGGCGTGCGTCGCGACCTGCCCGAGCGGCGCCATCTACAAGCGTGAAGAAGACGGCATCGTGCTGATCGACCAGGACAAGTGCCGCGGCTGGCGGATGTGCATCACCGGCTGCCCGTACAAGAAAATCTACTTCAACTGGAAGAGCGGCAAATCTGAGAAGTGTATCTTCTGCTATCCGCGGATCGAATCCGGAATGCCGACGGTCTGCTCGGAGACCTGCGTGGGGCGTATTCGCTACCTCGGCGTGCTGCTGTATGACGCGGATGCCATTGAAAATGCCGCCAGCACGGAGAATGAGACAGACCTGTATCAGCGTCAGCTGGACGTGTTCCTCAACCCGAACGACCCGAAAGTGATTGAGCAGGCGCTGAAAGACGGCGTGCCGCAGGGCGTTATCGAAGCCGCCCAGCAGTCGCCGGTGTACAAAATGGCGATGGACTGGAAGCTGGCGCTGCCGCTGCATCCGGAATATCGCACCCTGCCAATGGTCTGGTACGTGCCGCCTCTGTCACCGATTCAGTCAGCCGCTGATGCGGGGGAACTCGGCAGCAACGGTATTCTGCCGGATGTAGAAAGCCTGCGTATCCCGGTTCAGTATCTGGCAAACCTGCTGACCGCGGGCGATACCCAGCCGGTGTTGCTGGCGCTGAAACGTATGCTGGCGATGCGCCACTTCAAACGCGCGGAAACCGTTGATGGCGTTGTCGATACCCGGGCGCTGGAAGAGGTTGGCCTCACTGAAGCCCAGGCGCAGGAGATGTATCGTTATCTGGCTATCGCCAACTACGAAGACCGTTTCGTGGTGCCGAGCAGCCATCGCGAACAGGCCCGCGACGCTTTCCCGGAGAAAAACGGTTGCGGCTTCACCTTCGGCGACGGCTGCCACGGTTCTGACAGCCAGTTTAATCTGTTTAATAGCCGCCGTATCGATGCTATCGACGTCACCAGCAAAACGGAGCCGCACCCATGA